The segment GAAGTCCTTACTCGCGAGCTCGGCGATAAAACAAATATTGCAGTGATGGTCGATGAATCACTTGAACTCGCAGATCACCCAGCGCCGGCGGTTGTTATTGAAGCTGCGCCATCACGTCCTGGCACCGGCCGCGACAACACCGAAACTGGCACTCGTAAAAACGATGAGCCTTCGCAATTAAATCCTCGTTATATTTTTGAAACTTTTGTTATTGGTGCATCAAACCGTTTTGCTCACGCCGCTGCTGTTGCAGTAGCAGAAGCTCCAGCGAAGGCTTACAACCCGTTGTTTATCTACGGGGAATCCGGTCTTGGAAAAACCCACTTGTTGCACGCTATTGGCGCTTATGCGAAAGAGCTTTATGGCAGCGTGCGAGTTCGCTACGTTTCATCTGAAGAATTTACCAACGACTTTATTAACTCTATTCGCGACGATAAGGCATCAGCTTTCCAGCGCCGTTACCGCGACTTAGATGTTCTACTTGTCGACGATATTCAATTCTTGGAAAATAAAGAACGTACCCAAGAAGAGTTCTTCCATACTTTTAATACGCTTTATAACGCCAATAAACAAATAGTTATCTCATCTGATCGCCCGCCAAAACAATTAACAACTTTGGAAGATCGTCTGCGTTCACGTTTTGAGTGGGGTTTGATTACAGATATCCAGCCACCTGAACTAGAAACCCGTATTGCTATTCTGCGCAAGAAAGCTGCGCAAGATAAATTAAATGCACCGGATGATGTTCTTGAATACATCGCAAGTAAAATTTCTACAAATATTCGCGAGCTAGAGGGCGCACTTATTCGCGTTACCGCTTTTGCAAGCCTCAACCGTCAGGGCGTTGATTTAGGTTTAGCGGAGATCGTTCTTAAAGATTTGATTCCAAGTGGCGCAGGTCCAGAAATCACGGCGCCGACAATCATGGCCCAGACCGCCGCTTACTTCAGTTTGACGATCGACGACCTTTGCGGAACTTCACGTTCTCGGGTTTTGGTAAATGCGCGCCAGATCGCGATGTATTTGTGCCGCGAGTTAACTGAGCTTTCACTACCTAAAATCGGCCAGACATTTGGCGGCCGCGATCACACAACTGTTATGCACGCCGACCGAAAGATCCGCCAACTGATGGCTGAACGCCGGTCTATCTATAACCAAGTAACCGAGCTAACCAACCGGATCAAATCTCAAAATAGGGGTTAGGTGGTTTGTCCGATTTCTTACGCTTTGGGGTGCTTACCCCCAACTGTGGAGAAATTGTGGATAACTGTGGATTTCAACGGGAAATCTGTGGTTAAAGCCGAGTTAAAGAAGTTTCGTTTTTAGGAAAAGGGAGTTTGCGATGAGAGAAGCGCTCAATACACACAGAAAAGCTGGGTTTGTCCACAACTTTCCAACAGGTAAAAACGCCTCTAAGCAGGACTTTTCGTCGTTATCCACAGATATCCACGGTGGTTACTACTACTACCTATATATACAAGAAACCCGCCCCCAAGCGAACCCCACAGCTTTTAGATCTTTAAAAACCCAACTAACTAAAAACCTACCTGCTGTGCAAGACTTTCAACTAAAGAAAAAGAGGGTTACGGCGTGAAATTCACTGTAGATCAAGGCGCGCTCACAGATGGCGTCAACTGGGTATCCCGGAGCCTTTCAACCCGCCCAATTAAAACCGAGCTTCTTGGAATCGTTATCGACGCCACTGGCGATGAGGTAATTCTCTCCGGTTCCGATTTAGAAACATCAAGTAAATCTTTCTTTAAAGCAGATATCGCACAACCCGGAAAAGTATTGGTTCCCGGAAAGTTACTCGCGGAAATCTCTCGCTCCCTTCCAAATAAACCAATCACAATCACCTTAGATGGTTCTCGTGTTCTTGTTACTTCAGGTTCAGCAAAGTTCACGCTGCCAACCCTTTCAATCTCTGAATACCCAAACTTGCCTGAACTTCCAGAAACAACCGGAGTTGTTGCAAGTGATGTTTTCGCAACCGCAGTTGCACAAGTTGCAATTGCAGCAGGGCGTGATGATTCACTACCAACACTCACCGGTGTTCATATCGAAATCAACGAAGAGACTGTCACGCTAGCTGCAACAGATCGCTACCGTTTAGCAGTCCGCGAATTTAACTGGCAACCAACTTCACCCGGAGTCTCAACAACATCACTGTTGCGCGGTCGCACAATTGCAGACGCCGCTAAATCTTTAACTGGTTCAAAGAACGTTTCACTATCTTTCGCACCGGCAACTAGCAACGATCGCCTAGCTGGTTTCTCAGGCGAAGGTAAGTCGATGACATCGCGCATGTTAGATGGAACATTTCCCCCATACCGCCACCTATTACCACAAGAGATAACAACCACTGCAATCGTTGAAGTTGCACCTTTCTTAGATTCAGTTCGCCGCGTTGCACTCGTTACCGATAAAACAGTTCCACTTCGCCTCGAGTTTGCAAACAACTCTGTCTCCCTCGAAGCTGGCGCCGGTGAAGAAGCGCAAGCAACCGAAGCAATTGAAATTCTATTAAATGGCGAAGCGATCTCAATCGCCTTCAACCCAGTCTTTTTAGCGGATGGCCTGCAAGCCGTCGGAACTTCATTTGTACAAATTTCATTCACTGGTTCAAATAAACCAGCGATCCTCATGGGCAAATCAGAGCGCGATGGCAAGGTAATCGAAAACTATCGCTACCTCTTGATGCCGATGCGCTACGCCTCTTAAGGCCACTTAAGTGCGCGTTAAAAAATTAGCGCTGACTAATTTCCGCTCATATAAATCTCTCGAGCTTGAGCTAGCTCCTGGGCCAACCACCTTTATCGGCAATAACGGCTCCGGCAAAACAAATATCGCTGAAAGTTTGATCTACCTTGCATACCTTTCTTCACACCGCGTTTCTCAAAACCTTCCACTTCTACACCTCGGCACCAATCAAGCAATCATTCGTGCTGAGATCGAGCGGGATGATCGCACCCTGCAGGTAGACCTAGAGATAAATGCCAGTAAAGCTAACCGCGCGCGGTTAAATCAAAACCCAACTAAATCGCAACGCGAAATTCTGGGCGCCCTGCAGGTTATTTACTTCTCACCTGAAGATTTAGATCTAGTGCGTGGTGAACCAACCCACCGCCGTGATTTTCTAGACAAACTTTTAATTATGCGCAGCCCTCGTCTTGCGGGAGTTATCTCTGATTACGACCGCGTTGTTAAACAACGCAACACCTTGCTAAAAACTCGCGCTCCCGAAAATGCGCTGGCGCCTTGGACAGAACAGTTAATCACTTTAGGTGCTCAATTAAGCGCTGAAAGAATTGCCTTGGTTGAAGAGTTAAGCCCATATGTAACCGCAAACTACGCCAATTTAAATGAAGTAAAACTTGCGTCAATTGCTTATAAATCAGCAACTGATGGCTTAACCACAAATACCGATGAAAACATCCAAACCTTAACCGCGCGCCAACTAGAAGTAGCCCGCCAAGAAACCGAACGCGGGGCTTCACTAATTGGCCCGCACCGTGATGACCTGCACCTACAGCTCGGCGATTTTCCAGCAAAAGGTTATGCCAGCCACGGCGAATCCTGGTCGATGGCTATTTCACTTCGCATTGGATCTTTTAACTTACTGAAATCTGAGGGCGCAGAACCAATTTTAATCCTCGACGATATCTTCGCCGAATTAGATACCGCTCGCCGTGCACAGTTAACTTCAGTTACAAAAATGGCTGAGCAAACAATTATTACCGCCGCAGTTGAAAGTGATCTGCCCCCAGAGTTATTATCAAGTAAGTACTACGTATCTCCAGGTGCAGTAAGTAAAGAAAGGGCGACCGATGTCTAAACGCGACCTTGCCCTGGATTTATTTCGTAGCTACAAAACCGGATTTATAAAGAAAACAAAAGTTGTTGAAGAGCGCACCTCAAAACCCGGCGACCCAACTCTTATCAATGAAGTAATTGAAGATTTAATAACGCAGCGCGATTGGCATTTAGGTATCGCCGAAGGAACGCTCTTCTCAAATTGGAAATCAATTGTTGGCGACGAGATCGCATCTCACACAACACCGCTCTCACTTCTTGAAGGCGCACTACTTGTGCAATGTTCATCAACTGCATGGGCAACACAATTAACTGCTGTTGGTTTAGATCTTCTGCACTCGGTTCAAAAAAGCGCTCCTGATGCCGGCGTGGAATCTTTAAATTTCATCGGGCCACAAGCGCCTTCCTGGAAGCGCGGACTTCGGACCATCAAAAACGAACGCGGCCCGCGCGACACCTACGGCTAGAAAAAACCCCCACCCACTAGGAACCCTCACCCCTGCGCGGAAAACGGCGCATTACCCACACCTAAGGCTTATTGTGGCTAGCGCCTTTTCTTTTTACCGATAGGATTAGAGCGCTTAGTTAAGGAATTCCCCTTCTAGGTGCCTTTTAAGACCAGAACCTGATTTTGTGAGGAGCCTTTAGTGTCCGAGAAGTCCGGCGGTTACGACGCCAGCTCGATCACCGTCCTTGAGGGCCTCGATGCTGTCCGCAAACGCCCCGGCATGTATATCGGCTCAACTGGCGAACGCGGCCTCCACCACCTGGTCTACGAAGTCGTAGATAACTCGGTAGATGAAGCTCTCGCAGGTTATTGCGATGAAATCAATGTGACTTTGATGCCTGATGGCTCACTGCAATGTATCGACAACGGTCGCGGTATCCCAGTTGATATCCACCCAGTTGAAAAGAAGCCAGCGCTCGAAGTTGTTCTTACAGTTTTACACGCCGGCGGAAAATTCGGCGATGGTGGTTACTCAGTCTCTGGCGGTCTACACGGTGTAGGTATTTCTGTAGTTAACGCGCTTTCTACCGATCTTTCAGTTGATGTACAACGCGATGGTTTCTTCTGGTCGCAAAGTTACAAACTTGGTGTTCCAACCGCGCCAGTTAAAAAAGGCGAAGCATCAACCAAAACCGGTACAACAGTTCAATTCTGGCCATCTACCGAAATCTTTGAAACTACAGATTTCTCATTTGAAATTTTATCTACCCGTTTCCGTGAAATGGCTTTCCTAAATAAAGGCTTACGTTTAACCCTCACCGATATGCGTCCTGGCCACGTTGACGATAAAGGCGAGCCTTTATATGTAAATTACAAATACGACGGCGGTATTGCAGATTTCGTAAAACACCTCAATTCAACTCGTGGCGAAACCCATAAATCAATCATCTTCTTTAACGCCGAAGATAAGAAAGCAAAACTCTCACTTGAGATCGCTATGCAATGGAACGCCGGATTCTCTGAATCTGTCTACACCTTCGCAAACACTATTCACACCCACGAAGGTGGAACTCACGAAGAAGGTTTCCGTACCGCACTTACATCAGTTGTAAACAAGTTTGGCGAAGAAGCCGGATTCATTCGCAAGAAAGAAGATCGCCTAACTGGCGATGATGTTCGCGAAGGTTTAACTGCAATTGTTTCTATCAAACTTGGCGAGCCACAATTTGAAGGCCAGACAAAAACCAAACTCGGCAACACTGAAGCAAAGTCATTTACCCAAAAGGCTGTAAACGAATTTTTAACCCAATGGTTTGAACAAAACCCACAAGAAGGTAAAGACATTGTTCGCAAGAGCATCGATGCCGCTGCAGCTCGTGTTGCAGCGCGCAAAGCGCGCGATCTATCCCGTAACCGCAAAGGTTTACTCGAAGGCCGTGGCATGCCCGGCAAGCTCGCAGATTGCCAATGGACCGATCCATCAAAGTGTGAGCTCTACATCGTCGAAGGTGACTCAGCGGGTGGTTCCACAAAAGGTGGACGCGATTCGCGTAACCAAGCAGTTCTGCCAATTCGCGGCAAAATTCTTAACGTTGAGAAAGCACGCATCGACCGCGTACTACAAAACAACGAAGTGCAAGCTTTAATTACTGCACTCGGCACTGGCGTTCACGAAGATTTCGATATTGAAAAACTTCGCTATCACAAGATTATTTTGATGGCCGATGCTGACGTCGATGGACAGCACATCCGTACATTGCTTTTAACTTTGTTATTCCGCTTTATGCGCCCACTTATTGAAAAAGGCTTTGTTTACTTGGCGCAACCACCACTTTATAAAATTAAATGGGGCGGTAAAGATCCGATTGAATACGCATTCTCTGATCGCGAACGTGATGGCATGATCAAGATCGGTCTTGATGCCGGAAAGCGTTTACCAAAAGATGACGGTATCCAACGCTTTAAAGGCCTTGGCGAAATGCCAGCGAAAGAACTTTGGGATACAACAATGGATCCCGAACACCGCGTGCTAATTCAAGTAACTCTTGAAGATGCATCTGCAGCTGATGATCTCTTCTCCGTTCTTATGGGTGAAGATGTAGAACAACGCCGCGCATTTATTCAACGTAACGCTAAAGATGTTAGATTTTTGGATATCTAAATGGCTGACGATAAAAAACCTAAAGATGTAACTCCAGTCGATCGCACTGGCATGGTTAACCCTGGTGATGATTTCGATCGTATTGAAACCGTTGATCTACAAGTCGAAATGGCGCGTTCGTACCTCGACTATGCAATGTCAGTCATTGTTGGCCGTGCTTTGCCAGATGTGCGAGATGGATTAAAGCCTGTTCACCGCCGCGTTTTATATGCGATGTACGACGCTGGTTATCGACCAGATAAGGGTTACTACAAATCTTCACGTATCGTCGGTGATGTCATGGGTAATTACCACCCACACGGTGACACCGCGATCTATGACACCGTTGTTCGCTTAGCCCAGCACTGGTCACTTCGTTATCCATTAGTAGATGGCAACGGAAACTTTGGTTCTCCCGGCAACGATCCAGCTGCAGCAATGCGTTATACCGAAGCCCGCCTGTCTCCTATCGCGATGGAGATGATGCGCGATATCGATGAAGACACCGTTAACTTCTCACCAAACTACGACGGCCGTTCACAAGAACCAGATGTTCTACCAAGTCGTTTTCCAAACCTGCTTGTAAACGGTTCTGCCGGTATCGCAGTTGGTATGGCGACAAATATTCCGCCCCACAACTTACGTGAAATCACCGAAGGCGTTATCTACGCTCTTAAAAATCCCGATATCAAACCTGAAGAGTTATTAACCGAACTTCTAAAAATTGTTAAAGGCCCAGATTTCCCAACCAAGGCTTTAATTGTTGGACGCACTGGCATCGAAGAGGCTTACCGCACAGGCCGTGGTTCAATCACGATGCGCGCAGTTGTGCAGGTTGAAGAAATCAATAAGCGCACCTGTCTTGTAGTTTCCGAACTTCCTTACCAAGTTAACCCAGATAACTTAGCCCTTAAGATCGCCGAACTTGTTAAAGATGGCAAGATCAAAGGCATCGCCGATGTGCGCGATGAAGGCAACGAGCGTCTTGGCCAACGTCTAGTAATTGTTCTTCAATCTTCTGCAATTCCTAAAGTTATTTTAAATAACCTTTATAAACAGACTCAATTACAAGATACCTTCGGCGCAAATATGTTGGCACTTGTCGACGGCGTGCCACGCACCCTGCGTTTAGATGAATTCATCAAGTTCTACATCGAACACCAAGTAGAAGTAATCATCCGACGTACTAAATATCGTTTGGCCGAAAAAGAAAAACGCGCCCACATCTTGCAGGGCTACCTCAAAGCACTCGATGCTCTTGATGCGGTTATCGCTTTAATCCGTGCATCTACCACCCCTGAAGAAGCGCGCACCGGTTTGATGAAATTACTTGATGTCGATGAAGTGCAAGCAAATGCAATTCTCGATATGCAACTTCGCCGCATCGCAGCGTTGGAACGCCAGAAGATCAACGACGAATACAACGGGCTTATGACCGATATTGTCGAGTTAAACGAGATCTTGGCCAGCGAAGCAAAGCAGCGCCAGATAATCATTTCAGAGCTCACTGAACTCACTGCAAAATATGGCGATGAACGTCGCACCCAAATTGTTGCTAGCGAAGGTGATTTCTCGGCTGAAGATTTAATTCCAGATCAAGATGCGGTCGTCACAATTACTCGTGGTGGCTATGCCAAACGTACCAACGCAGATCTTTATAAATCACAACGTCGCGGTGGCCGCGGCGTAAAAGGTGCAGCGCTAAAACAAGACGACGTTGTCGACCACTTCTTTGTTGCCAGCACACACGACTGGTTATTGTTCTTTACCAACCAAGGTCGCGTCTACCGCGCCAAAGTGCACGAACTCCCAGATGCAGGTCGCGATGCGCGCGGACAACATGTTGCTAACTTGATGGCCTTTAAGCCAGATGAGTTAATTGCACAAGTCTTGTCATTTAAGGATTACACCGCATCCCCTTATCTAGTCCTTGCAACTAAAACTGGTTTGGTTAAAAAGACTCCACTTACCGAATACGACTCACCTCGTACCGGCGGACTCATTGCAATCTCACTAAAACCTGGTGATGAAGTTGTATCTGCAGCGCTTGTCAATAAAGGCGATGAATTGTTATTAGTTTCTAAGAAAGCGATGTCACTTCGCTTTGCCGCAGATGACGAATCCCTTCGCCCAATGGGTCGCTCAACAAGTGGTGTTATCGGAATGAAGTTCCGTGCCGATGATGAACTTCTAACAATGGCGCGCATCGATTCACAAACAGCAACAGCATTTGTATTTACTGCAACCGACGGTGGTTACGGAAAGAAAACCCCACTCGATGAATATCGTTTACAAGGTCGCGGCGGTATCGGCATTAAAGCTGCCAAGATCGACGAAAATTCACGTGGCTCACTCGTTAGCGCACTAGTTCTTGCTGATACCGATGAAATCTTGGCGATCACATCTGCAGGAACCGTTATGCGCACACCAGCTGCTGAAGTCCGCCAAACCGGCCGCGACTCAATGGGTGTTCGCTTGGTAAACCTCGATGAAGGCGTTGCACTGGTCTCTGTTACACAGAACCAGGAAGATGAGATTTCGGGCAAATAACGCTAGTCTTGCCCACCTGCGCTAAGGCGCGTTTTGGTCTCTTGAAGAAGTTCAAGTAACCTAGCGCTTCTGCATTAAAGAGAGATCTTTCTTGCGGGCCCATAGCTCAGCCTGGTTAGAGCGCTTCCCTGATAAGGAAGAGGTCGGTGGTTCAAGTCCACCTGGGCCCACCCGTTCTAACACGGGGACCTAGCTCAATTGGTAGAGCACCGCCTTTGCAAGGCGGGGGTTAGGGGTTCGATTCCCCTGGTCTCCACAAATTTTTAATTTCGGAACCAGTAAAACTGGTCTCCACACAGTTCTTATTTAATGTAATTCATCCACTTAAACGATTGGCTACATATATGTCATCAACAGCAACTCTTCACACAACACTCGGCGACATCGTTATCGAGCTCTACCCAAACCATGCACCAAAGACAGTTGCAAACTTTGTTGAACTAGCAACTGGTGCAAAAGAGTGGACCGATCCACGCGATGGCAAGAAGACAACTGCAAAGTTATACGACGGAACAATTTTCCACCGCGTCATTTCAGGTTTCATGATTCAAGGTGGAGATCCACTAGGAAAAGGTTTCGGCGGACCTGGTTACCAATTCGCTGACGAATTCCACGGCGAACTTCAATTCGATGCGCCATACATTCTTGCAATGGCTAACTCAGGCCCAGGAACAAATGGTTCACAGTTCTTTATCACTGTTGCACCAACAACTTGGTTGAACCGCAAGCACACCATCTTCGGAGCAGTTAAAGACGCTGCTTCTCAGGCTGTTGTAGACAAGATCGGTTCAACACCAACAGGTGCACAAGATGTTCCTGTTACACCAGTTGTAATCAATAGCGTCACAATCGCTTAACTTTTAAATATGTACCAAATGAAGCGTTCTGCAACGCTCTCATTAATTACAGTAATTTCAGGTGCGTACTTATTAAATCTGGTCTATCCAGAGTTTTACGATTACACAGCGCTCTTCAGGCCATTTGTAGATTCAGGTGAATACTGGCGACTCTTTACTGTCGCTCTCGTTCACGGCGGACTCACACATCTATTTTTTAATATGTTCTCACTTCTAGTTTTAGGAAATCCCATCGAAGCTGCTCTCGGCAAAGCGCGCTTTCTTGTAATTTTCCTTATCTCACTCTTAACCGGTTCCCTCGCTTCGATCTATCTGACAACCGAGCTTTACGTTTCTGTCGGCGCATCAGGTGCAATCTTTGGTTTATTCGGCGCCTTCATCGCACTTCGCAAGCGGATCAACGACGGCGTACGCGATATCTATGTAATCGTCGGACTTAACTTCGTATTCGGCTTCATCCTGGGCGGCGTCGACTGGCGCGCCCACCTTGGAGGCCTTGTTGGGGGCTACCTAACCACCGCGGTATTGCTTCGAATTACACGCGTGTAATTCCTCCACACTGTGCACAAACCCTGTGGATAAGTTCGTTCGAGCAATTGCCCTCGTTTATACCCGTGAAAGGGATTTCGAAGTGCAAGGACTGTAAAAGGCTTTTCCCCAGTCCTTAGCGAGAAATCCCTTAAACGTTTTTAACGTTACGCAACAACACCTGAGCTACATCCAAAACCTCAACATCGCTTTGTCGCGCAACCATCCCATCGCCAACCATCACGCGACAGAACGGACATGCAACTGCAACTTCATCAACACCGGTTGAGATTGCTTCATCAACGCGACTTAAGTTAATCCGCGTTCCGATCTTCTCTTCCATCCACATACGTCCACCGCCACCACCGCAGCAGAATGAACGCTCCTGGTTACGTGGCATCTCAGTGATGTCGCAACCGGAAGCTTCAAGCAGTTCGCGTGGTGGTGCATAGATCTGATTGTGACGACCCAAGTAACAAGGATCGTGATAGGTAAGTTTCTGTTCGCTC is part of the Candidatus Planktophila lacus genome and harbors:
- the dnaA gene encoding chromosomal replication initiator protein DnaA; this translates as MAVVEIELADLWDRVIEHVSLGEPQHRAFLTMTKPLGLIQSDGGITNLLVAAPNVFAKDVLESRLRVVVNEVLTRELGDKTNIAVMVDESLELADHPAPAVVIEAAPSRPGTGRDNTETGTRKNDEPSQLNPRYIFETFVIGASNRFAHAAAVAVAEAPAKAYNPLFIYGESGLGKTHLLHAIGAYAKELYGSVRVRYVSSEEFTNDFINSIRDDKASAFQRRYRDLDVLLVDDIQFLENKERTQEEFFHTFNTLYNANKQIVISSDRPPKQLTTLEDRLRSRFEWGLITDIQPPELETRIAILRKKAAQDKLNAPDDVLEYIASKISTNIRELEGALIRVTAFASLNRQGVDLGLAEIVLKDLIPSGAGPEITAPTIMAQTAAYFSLTIDDLCGTSRSRVLVNARQIAMYLCRELTELSLPKIGQTFGGRDHTTVMHADRKIRQLMAERRSIYNQVTELTNRIKSQNRG
- the dnaN gene encoding DNA polymerase III subunit beta, which codes for MKFTVDQGALTDGVNWVSRSLSTRPIKTELLGIVIDATGDEVILSGSDLETSSKSFFKADIAQPGKVLVPGKLLAEISRSLPNKPITITLDGSRVLVTSGSAKFTLPTLSISEYPNLPELPETTGVVASDVFATAVAQVAIAAGRDDSLPTLTGVHIEINEETVTLAATDRYRLAVREFNWQPTSPGVSTTSLLRGRTIADAAKSLTGSKNVSLSFAPATSNDRLAGFSGEGKSMTSRMLDGTFPPYRHLLPQEITTTAIVEVAPFLDSVRRVALVTDKTVPLRLEFANNSVSLEAGAGEEAQATEAIEILLNGEAISIAFNPVFLADGLQAVGTSFVQISFTGSNKPAILMGKSERDGKVIENYRYLLMPMRYAS
- the recF gene encoding DNA replication/repair protein RecF (All proteins in this family for which functions are known are DNA-binding proteins that assist the filamentation of RecA onto DNA for the initiation of recombination or recombinational repair.) codes for the protein MRVKKLALTNFRSYKSLELELAPGPTTFIGNNGSGKTNIAESLIYLAYLSSHRVSQNLPLLHLGTNQAIIRAEIERDDRTLQVDLEINASKANRARLNQNPTKSQREILGALQVIYFSPEDLDLVRGEPTHRRDFLDKLLIMRSPRLAGVISDYDRVVKQRNTLLKTRAPENALAPWTEQLITLGAQLSAERIALVEELSPYVTANYANLNEVKLASIAYKSATDGLTTNTDENIQTLTARQLEVARQETERGASLIGPHRDDLHLQLGDFPAKGYASHGESWSMAISLRIGSFNLLKSEGAEPILILDDIFAELDTARRAQLTSVTKMAEQTIITAAVESDLPPELLSSKYYVSPGAVSKERATDV
- a CDS encoding DUF721 domain-containing protein, which encodes MSKRDLALDLFRSYKTGFIKKTKVVEERTSKPGDPTLINEVIEDLITQRDWHLGIAEGTLFSNWKSIVGDEIASHTTPLSLLEGALLVQCSSTAWATQLTAVGLDLLHSVQKSAPDAGVESLNFIGPQAPSWKRGLRTIKNERGPRDTYG
- the gyrB gene encoding DNA topoisomerase (ATP-hydrolyzing) subunit B — encoded protein: MSEKSGGYDASSITVLEGLDAVRKRPGMYIGSTGERGLHHLVYEVVDNSVDEALAGYCDEINVTLMPDGSLQCIDNGRGIPVDIHPVEKKPALEVVLTVLHAGGKFGDGGYSVSGGLHGVGISVVNALSTDLSVDVQRDGFFWSQSYKLGVPTAPVKKGEASTKTGTTVQFWPSTEIFETTDFSFEILSTRFREMAFLNKGLRLTLTDMRPGHVDDKGEPLYVNYKYDGGIADFVKHLNSTRGETHKSIIFFNAEDKKAKLSLEIAMQWNAGFSESVYTFANTIHTHEGGTHEEGFRTALTSVVNKFGEEAGFIRKKEDRLTGDDVREGLTAIVSIKLGEPQFEGQTKTKLGNTEAKSFTQKAVNEFLTQWFEQNPQEGKDIVRKSIDAAAARVAARKARDLSRNRKGLLEGRGMPGKLADCQWTDPSKCELYIVEGDSAGGSTKGGRDSRNQAVLPIRGKILNVEKARIDRVLQNNEVQALITALGTGVHEDFDIEKLRYHKIILMADADVDGQHIRTLLLTLLFRFMRPLIEKGFVYLAQPPLYKIKWGGKDPIEYAFSDRERDGMIKIGLDAGKRLPKDDGIQRFKGLGEMPAKELWDTTMDPEHRVLIQVTLEDASAADDLFSVLMGEDVEQRRAFIQRNAKDVRFLDI
- the gyrA gene encoding DNA gyrase subunit A, yielding MADDKKPKDVTPVDRTGMVNPGDDFDRIETVDLQVEMARSYLDYAMSVIVGRALPDVRDGLKPVHRRVLYAMYDAGYRPDKGYYKSSRIVGDVMGNYHPHGDTAIYDTVVRLAQHWSLRYPLVDGNGNFGSPGNDPAAAMRYTEARLSPIAMEMMRDIDEDTVNFSPNYDGRSQEPDVLPSRFPNLLVNGSAGIAVGMATNIPPHNLREITEGVIYALKNPDIKPEELLTELLKIVKGPDFPTKALIVGRTGIEEAYRTGRGSITMRAVVQVEEINKRTCLVVSELPYQVNPDNLALKIAELVKDGKIKGIADVRDEGNERLGQRLVIVLQSSAIPKVILNNLYKQTQLQDTFGANMLALVDGVPRTLRLDEFIKFYIEHQVEVIIRRTKYRLAEKEKRAHILQGYLKALDALDAVIALIRASTTPEEARTGLMKLLDVDEVQANAILDMQLRRIAALERQKINDEYNGLMTDIVELNEILASEAKQRQIIISELTELTAKYGDERRTQIVASEGDFSAEDLIPDQDAVVTITRGGYAKRTNADLYKSQRRGGRGVKGAALKQDDVVDHFFVASTHDWLLFFTNQGRVYRAKVHELPDAGRDARGQHVANLMAFKPDELIAQVLSFKDYTASPYLVLATKTGLVKKTPLTEYDSPRTGGLIAISLKPGDEVVSAALVNKGDELLLVSKKAMSLRFAADDESLRPMGRSTSGVIGMKFRADDELLTMARIDSQTATAFVFTATDGGYGKKTPLDEYRLQGRGGIGIKAAKIDENSRGSLVSALVLADTDEILAITSAGTVMRTPAAEVRQTGRDSMGVRLVNLDEGVALVSVTQNQEDEISGK
- a CDS encoding peptidylprolyl isomerase; translation: MSSTATLHTTLGDIVIELYPNHAPKTVANFVELATGAKEWTDPRDGKKTTAKLYDGTIFHRVISGFMIQGGDPLGKGFGGPGYQFADEFHGELQFDAPYILAMANSGPGTNGSQFFITVAPTTWLNRKHTIFGAVKDAASQAVVDKIGSTPTGAQDVPVTPVVINSVTIA
- a CDS encoding rhomboid family intramembrane serine protease; the encoded protein is MYQMKRSATLSLITVISGAYLLNLVYPEFYDYTALFRPFVDSGEYWRLFTVALVHGGLTHLFFNMFSLLVLGNPIEAALGKARFLVIFLISLLTGSLASIYLTTELYVSVGASGAIFGLFGAFIALRKRINDGVRDIYVIVGLNFVFGFILGGVDWRAHLGGLVGGYLTTAVLLRITRV